One window of the Nicotiana tabacum cultivar K326 chromosome 4, ASM71507v2, whole genome shotgun sequence genome contains the following:
- the LOC107782141 gene encoding light-harvesting complex-like protein 3 isotype 1, chloroplastic, translating into MAAVAVTSFTHTAYSSHHLKKKQWPQAKCMKITNVMTPKVEAETHLNVVEIKDRSSLLIDDNVKPTRKNETQDSTGTESQVLRFSDERWKNGTWDLNMFVKNGKMDWDSVIVAEAQRRKFLELFPEAATNQEPVVFRSSVIPWWAWMTHSHLPEAELLNGRAAMVGFFMAYLVDVLTGLDVVGQMGSFICKTALLATVGGVIVFRKRTDFDNLKKLADEATFYDKQWQASWQDQPSTNGDSKQQRK; encoded by the exons ATGGCTGCTGTTGCTGTTACTTCATTTACACACACAGCTTACAGCTCTCATCACTTAAAGAAGAAACAATGGCCTCAAGCCAAGTGCATGAAGATTACCAATGTCATGACTCCAAAAGTTGAAGCAGAAACACACTTAAACGTTGTTGAAATTAAAGACAGATCTTCTTTGCTGATTGATGATAATGTCAAGCCCACAAGAAAGAATGAAACACAAGACAGTACAGGTACAGAATCTCAAGTCCTAAGGTTTTCGGACGAGCGATGGAAGAATGGGACATGGGATCTCAATATGTTTGTGAAAAATGGCAAAATGGATTGGGATAGTGTCATAGTTGCAG AAGCACAGAGGAGGAAATTCCTTGAACTTTTCCCAGAAGCAGCAACAAACCAAGAACCTGTGGTCTTTAGAAGTTCTGTTATACCATGGTGGGCATGGATGACACATTCTCACCTCCCTGAAGCTGAGCTGCTAAATG GAAGAGCTGCAATGGTGGGATTTTTCATGGCCTATCTAGTGGATGTTTTAACAGGGCTTGATGTTGTAGGCCAAATGGGTAGTTTCATATGTAAAACTGCTCTCTTAGCAACAGTTGGAGGTGTAATTGTGTTTAGGAAAAGGACAGATTTTGACAACTTAAAGAAGCTAGCTGATGAAGCTACATTTTATGACAAGCAATGGCAAGCGTCATGGCAAGATCAACCTTCTACAAATGGTGATTCAAAGCAACAAAGGAAGTGA
- the LOC107782139 gene encoding mediator of RNA polymerase II transcription subunit 31, with amino-acid sequence MASTPNPETDESAKSASSPQKSVYKDPDDGRQRFLLELEFVQCLANPTYIHYLAQNRYFEDEAFIGYLKYLQYWQRPEYIKFIMYPHCLFFLELLQNPTFRNAMAHPANKEVAHRQQFYFWKNYRNNRLKHILPRPLPEPATAPATSAPLSVAPPAAPPPAPSPVSAAAPSPMQYAIPPGSGLAKTDPRSAAVDRRKRKKDG; translated from the exons AAAAGCGTATATAAAGATCCGGATGATGGGCGCCAGCGTTTCTTACTGGAATTGGAATTTGTTCAATGCCTTGCTAACCCAACTTACATTCACT ATTTAGCTCAGAATCGATATTTTGAAGATGAAGCTTTTATTGGGTACTTGAAATACCTACAATACTGGCAACGGCCCGAGTACATAAAGTTTATAAT GTATCCTCACTGCCTATTCTTTCTCGAGCTTCTCCAAAATCCAACATTTCGTAATGCAATGGCGCATCCTGCCAACAAG GAAGTGGCACATAGGCAGcaattttatttttggaagaactATAGAAACAACCGGTTGAAGCATATTTTGCCGCGGCCGCTTCCTGAGCCTGCAACTGCACCAGCTACTTCTGCTCCGCTAAGTGTAGCCCCTCCAGCTGCTCCACCACCTGCTCCTTCACCTGTTTCGGCTGCAGCTCCCTCTCCGATGCAGTATGCCATTCCTCCTGGATCTGGTCTTGCTAAAACGGACCCAAGGAGTGCTGCTGTTGATCGAAGAAAGAGAAA GAAAGACGGGTGA
- the LOC107782142 gene encoding glutamate dehydrogenase A-like: MNALAATNRNFRQAARILGLDSKIEKSLLIPFREIKVECTIPKDDGTLVSYVGFRVQHDNARGPMKGGIRYHHEVELDEVNALAQLMTWKTAVANIPYGGAKGGIGCTPKDLSVSELERLTRVFTQKIHDLIGINTDVPAPDMGTNAQTMAWILDEYSKFHGHSPAIVTGKPIDLGGSLGREAATGRGAVYATEALLAEYGKNIKDLTFAIQGFGNVGAWAGKIIHERGGKVIAVSDITGAIKNPNGLDIPALLSHREKTGKLTDFAGGDVMNSDELLTHECDVLIPCALGGVLNRENADHVKAKFIIEAANHPTDPDADEILSKKGVVILPDIYANAGGVTVSYFEWVQNIQGFMWDEEKVNAELKKYMTRAFHNLKSMCHSHNCNLRMGAFTLGVNRVARATQLRGWEA, from the exons ATGAATGCTCTTGCTGCTACCAACCGCAACTTCCGTCAAGCCGCTCGCATTCTTGGGTTGGACTCCAAAATTGAAAAGAGTCTTTTGATTCCTTTCAGAGAAATTAAG GTGGAATGTACAATTCCTAAGGATGATGGAACGTTAGTTTCGTACGTTGGATTCAGAGTACAGCACGATAATGCTCGGGGTCCTATGAAAGGAGGAATTAGATACCATCATGAG GTTGAGCTTGATGAGGTAAACGCCCTTGCTCAACTGATGACTTGGAAGACTGCTGTAGCCAACATTCCATATGGGGGAGCTAAAGGTGGAATTGGCTGTACCCCAAAAGATTTAAGCGTGAGCGAGTTGGAGCGACTTACTCGTGTTTTCACACAGAAAATTCATGATCTAATTGGAATTAATACTGATGTGCCTGCACCTGATATGGGCACTAACGCACAG ACTATGGCCTGGATTTTGGACGAGTACTCAAAGTTTCATGGTCACTCACCTGCAATTGTGACTGGAAAACCGATT GATCTTGGGGGGTCATTAGGTAGGGAAGCTGCGACAGGGCGTGGTGCCGTTTATGCTACAGAAGCTTTACTTGCTGAATATGGGAAGAATATCAAGGATTTGACTTTTGCAATTCAG GGATTTGGAAATGTAGGAGCGTGGGCAGGAAAGATCATTCATGAGAGAGGCGGCAAGGTAATCGCAGTGAGTGATATAACTGGAGCCATCAAGAATCCCAATGGACTTGATATACCAGCTTTGCTTAGTCATAGAGAAAAGACAGGGAAGCTCACCGATTTTGCCGGTGGGGATGTGATGAATTCTGATGAATTGCTAACACATGAATGTGATGTTCTCATCCCTTGTGCTTTGGGAGGTGTTTTGAACAG agaaaaCGCTGATCATGTCAAGGCTAAATTCATTATAGAAGCAGCAAACCATCCTACTGATCCAGATGCTGATGAG ATTTTATCTAAGAAAGGAGTAGTAATACTACCTGACATTTATGCCAATGCTGGAGGTGTGACTGTCAGTTATTTTGAATGGGTTCAG AATATTCAAGGATTCATGTGGGATGAGGAGAAGGTTAATGCGGAGCTTAAGAAATACATGACAAGAGCCTTCCATAACCTCAAGAGCATGTGTCATTCGCACAATTGCAATCTTCGGATGGGTGCCTTCACATTGGgtgtgaatcgggttgcacgcgccACACAATTAAGAGGTTGGGAGGCATAA